The following are encoded in a window of Mycobacterium decipiens genomic DNA:
- the rpsP gene encoding 30S ribosomal protein S16, producing the protein MAVKIKLTRLGKIRNPQYRIAVADARTRRDGRSIEVIGRYHPKEEPSLIEINSERAQYWLSVGAQPTEPVLKLLKITGDWQKFKGLPGAEGRLKVAPAKPSKLELFNAALAAADGAPTTDATKPKKKAPAKKAAKAAETGPEAGSAEAATEAQQADTPAEGGPQAETAES; encoded by the coding sequence ATGGCTGTGAAGATCAAGCTCACGAGGCTTGGCAAGATCCGCAATCCCCAGTACCGCATCGCCGTCGCCGATGCTCGCACCCGCCGCGACGGTCGTTCAATCGAGGTGATAGGCCGGTACCACCCGAAGGAAGAACCGAGCCTCATCGAGATCAACTCCGAGCGCGCCCAGTACTGGCTCTCCGTGGGTGCCCAGCCCACCGAACCGGTCCTCAAGCTGCTGAAGATCACCGGCGACTGGCAAAAATTCAAAGGCCTGCCGGGCGCCGAAGGCCGGTTGAAGGTCGCCCCGGCCAAGCCCAGCAAGCTCGAGCTGTTCAACGCCGCGTTGGCCGCCGCCGACGGCGCGCCCACCACTGACGCCACGAAACCGAAGAAGAAGGCCCCGGCCAAGAAGGCCGCCAAGGCCGCCGAAACCGGCCCGGAAGCCGGCTCAGCAGAGGCAGCCACGGAAGCCCAGCAGGCGGACACGCCGGCCGAGGGCGGCCCGCAGGCCGAGACGGCGGAAAGCTGA
- a CDS encoding DUF2469 domain-containing protein: MSAEDLEKYETEMELSLYREYKDIVGQFSYVVETERRFYLANSVEMVPRNADGEVYFELRLADAWVWDMYRPARFVKQVRVVTFKDVNIEEVEKPELRLPE; the protein is encoded by the coding sequence ATGAGCGCAGAGGATCTCGAAAAGTATGAAACCGAGATGGAGCTCTCGCTGTACCGCGAATACAAGGACATCGTCGGCCAGTTCAGCTACGTCGTAGAAACCGAGCGTCGTTTTTACCTGGCAAACAGCGTGGAGATGGTGCCGCGCAACGCCGACGGTGAGGTGTACTTCGAGCTGCGGCTGGCCGACGCCTGGGTATGGGACATGTACCGGCCGGCACGGTTTGTCAAACAGGTGCGGGTGGTCACGTTCAAGGACGTCAACATCGAAGAAGTCGAAAAACCCGAGCTGCGGCTGCCGGAATAG
- the rimM gene encoding ribosome maturation factor RimM (Essential for efficient processing of 16S rRNA) has product MELVIGRVVKSHGVTGEVVVEIRTDDPDTRFTPGTRLRASRSRDGDPERSAAGYVIEGVREHGGRLLVRLAGVTDRDAADALRGSLFVIDSDDLPPIEEPDTYYDHQLEGLRVQTMAGLGVGVVTEVVHTAAGELLAVKGDSGEVLVPFVRAIVTSVSLDDGLGNGVIKIDPPDGLLDLG; this is encoded by the coding sequence ATGGAGCTGGTAATCGGGCGGGTGGTGAAGTCGCACGGCGTCACCGGCGAAGTGGTCGTCGAGATCCGCACCGACGATCCAGACACCCGGTTCACGCCGGGTACCCGGTTGCGGGCCAGCCGATCCCGCGACGGTGATCCCGAGCGCAGCGCTGCGGGCTATGTCATTGAGGGCGTGCGAGAGCACGGCGGACGGCTGCTGGTGCGATTGGCCGGAGTCACCGATCGAGACGCCGCCGACGCGTTGCGCGGCAGTCTGTTCGTCATCGACTCCGATGACCTGCCTCCGATCGAGGAGCCGGACACCTATTACGACCACCAGCTGGAAGGTCTTAGGGTCCAAACGATGGCGGGGCTGGGCGTTGGCGTCGTCACCGAAGTGGTGCACACCGCCGCCGGCGAGTTGTTGGCGGTCAAGGGTGACTCCGGTGAGGTGCTGGTGCCGTTTGTGCGCGCCATCGTCACGTCGGTGTCGCTGGACGACGGTCTGGGAAATGGCGTTATCAAGATCGACCCTCCCGACGGACTGCTGGACCTGGGGTAG
- a CDS encoding nuclear transport factor 2 family protein: protein MLSLAEISDRLEIQQLLVDYSTAIDLRRFDDLDKVFTPDAYIDYRALGGIDGHYPEVKRWLSQVLSNFPLYAHMLGNFAVRVDGDTASSRVICFNPMVLAGDPPTGQERVLFCGLWYDDEFVRTPEGWRMTRRVESKCFQKML from the coding sequence ATGTTGAGCCTGGCCGAGATTTCCGACCGGTTGGAGATCCAGCAGCTGCTGGTGGACTACTCCACCGCCATTGACCTGCGCCGATTCGACGACCTGGACAAGGTGTTCACGCCGGACGCCTACATCGACTATCGGGCGCTGGGCGGCATCGATGGCCACTATCCCGAAGTGAAGCGATGGCTGTCGCAGGTGTTGTCGAACTTTCCGCTGTATGCGCACATGTTGGGAAACTTCGCGGTCCGCGTCGACGGAGACACCGCGTCGTCGCGGGTGATCTGCTTCAACCCGATGGTGCTGGCCGGCGATCCGCCCACCGGCCAAGAGCGGGTGCTGTTCTGTGGGCTGTGGTACGACGACGAGTTCGTGCGCACCCCCGAGGGCTGGCGGATGACCCGCCGGGTCGAAAGCAAGTGCTTCCAGAAAATGCTGTGA
- a CDS encoding RNA-binding protein, producing the protein MSTVVVDAVEHLVRGIVDNPDDVRVDLVTSRRGRTVEVHVHPDDLGKVIGRGGRTATALRTLVAGIGGRGIRVDVVDTDQ; encoded by the coding sequence ATGAGCACCGTCGTCGTTGACGCTGTTGAGCATCTGGTCCGCGGGATCGTCGACAACCCTGACGATGTCCGGGTGGACCTGGTTACTAGTCGGCGTGGACGGACTGTCGAGGTCCATGTTCATCCCGACGACCTGGGCAAGGTGATCGGGCGCGGGGGACGAACCGCGACCGCATTGCGCACTCTGGTCGCCGGCATCGGTGGCCGCGGTATCCGCGTCGACGTGGTGGACACCGACCAATAG
- a CDS encoding TetR/AcrR family transcriptional regulator codes for MARTQQQRREETVGRLLQASIETIIEVGYARASAAVITKRAGVSVGALFRHFETMGDFMAATAYEVLRRQLETFTKQVAEIPADRPALQAALTILRDITSTSTNAVLYELMIAARTDEKLKETLQSVLGQYRAKICDAAGAMPGAESFPEETFPVIVALLTNVFDGAAIVRGVLPQPEIEEQRIPVLTALLTATY; via the coding sequence ATGGCCAGGACCCAGCAACAGCGCCGCGAAGAAACCGTTGGACGCCTCCTGCAGGCCAGCATCGAGACGATCATCGAGGTCGGATACGCGCGGGCATCAGCTGCCGTGATCACCAAGCGCGCTGGGGTGTCGGTGGGTGCGCTGTTCCGGCACTTCGAAACGATGGGCGATTTCATGGCGGCCACCGCGTACGAAGTGCTGCGTCGTCAGCTGGAAACGTTCACCAAGCAGGTCGCCGAAATCCCGGCCGACCGGCCCGCGCTTCAGGCGGCGCTGACGATTCTGCGAGACATCACCAGCACCTCGACCAACGCCGTGCTTTACGAGCTGATGATCGCCGCGCGCACCGACGAGAAGCTCAAGGAGACGCTGCAAAGCGTGCTCGGGCAGTACCGGGCCAAGATTTGCGATGCCGCGGGGGCTATGCCCGGGGCCGAGAGCTTTCCCGAGGAGACGTTTCCGGTCATCGTGGCTCTGTTGACGAACGTGTTCGACGGGGCCGCGATTGTGCGCGGGGTGCTGCCGCAACCGGAGATCGAGGAACAGCGGATTCCGGTGCTGACGGCCCTGCTTACCGCGACCTATTGA
- the trmD gene encoding tRNA (guanosine(37)-N1)-methyltransferase TrmD: protein MRIDVITIFPAYLDPLRQSLPGKAIESGLVDLQVHDLRRWTYDVHHSVDDSPYGGGPGMVMKAPVWGEALDEICSAPTLLVVPTPAGALFTQATAQRWSAETHLVFACGRYEGIDQRVIEDAARRIRVEEVSIGDYVLPGGESAAVVMIEAVLRLLAGVLGNPASHHDDSHSPGMDRLLEGPSYTRPASWRGLDVPEVLLSGDHARIAAWRREISLQRTRERRPELLD from the coding sequence GTGCGCATTGACGTCATAACGATCTTCCCGGCCTACCTGGACCCGTTGCGGCAATCGTTGCCAGGCAAGGCGATCGAGTCGGGCCTGGTCGACCTTCAGGTGCACGACCTGCGGCGATGGACCTACGACGTGCACCACTCGGTGGACGACTCGCCCTACGGCGGCGGCCCGGGGATGGTGATGAAGGCGCCGGTGTGGGGTGAAGCGCTCGACGAAATCTGTTCCGCCCCTACGCTGTTGGTTGTTCCTACTCCGGCTGGCGCACTCTTCACCCAGGCCACCGCCCAACGGTGGAGCGCAGAGACGCATCTCGTCTTCGCCTGCGGCCGCTACGAGGGCATCGACCAGCGGGTCATTGAGGATGCCGCTCGCCGGATCCGCGTCGAAGAGGTCTCGATCGGCGATTACGTGCTGCCCGGAGGGGAGTCGGCGGCCGTGGTGATGATCGAAGCAGTGCTGCGGCTACTGGCTGGAGTCCTCGGCAATCCCGCGTCACACCATGATGATTCGCATTCGCCGGGTATGGACCGGCTGCTGGAGGGGCCGAGCTATACCCGGCCGGCAAGCTGGCGTGGCCTCGACGTCCCCGAGGTCCTGCTGTCCGGTGACCATGCTCGAATTGCGGCCTGGCGCAGGGAGATCTCGCTGCAGCGCACCCGTGAACGCCGCCCCGAGCTGCTGGACTAA
- a CDS encoding ribonuclease HII, with protein sequence MATTWPPRTVIRKSGGVRGMRTLESALHRGGLGPVAGVDEVGRGACAGPLVVAACVLGPNRLESLAALDDSKKLSEQAREQLFPLIRRYAVAYHVVFIPSAEVDRRGVHVANIEGMRRAVAGLPVRPGYVLSDGFRVPGLPMPSLPVIGGDAAAACIAAASVLAKVSRDRMMVAMDADHPGYGFAEHKGYSTPAHSQALARLGPCPQHRYSFINVRRVATGSNGREMADCRPDPPGDAANAGEGRWSKSSHPATMRAVGRA encoded by the coding sequence ATGGCCACGACCTGGCCACCGCGCACCGTGATCCGCAAGTCCGGGGGGGTGCGGGGGATGCGCACCCTGGAGTCAGCGCTGCACCGCGGCGGTCTAGGGCCAGTCGCCGGGGTGGACGAGGTGGGTCGCGGCGCCTGCGCCGGCCCGCTCGTGGTCGCGGCCTGTGTTCTCGGGCCGAATCGCCTGGAAAGCCTTGCTGCCCTTGATGACTCGAAGAAGCTCAGCGAGCAGGCGCGGGAGCAGCTGTTCCCGCTGATCCGCCGCTATGCGGTTGCCTATCACGTCGTGTTCATCCCGTCCGCCGAGGTCGACCGCCGCGGCGTGCACGTGGCCAATATCGAAGGCATGCGGCGTGCGGTGGCCGGCCTGCCGGTGCGGCCCGGTTATGTGCTCAGCGACGGATTTCGCGTGCCCGGGCTGCCGATGCCGTCGCTGCCGGTGATCGGCGGCGACGCGGCGGCCGCCTGTATCGCCGCGGCAAGCGTGCTGGCCAAAGTCAGCCGGGACCGGATGATGGTCGCGATGGATGCCGATCACCCGGGTTATGGCTTTGCGGAGCACAAGGGCTACAGCACCCCAGCGCACAGCCAGGCGCTGGCCCGACTGGGACCGTGCCCGCAGCACCGCTACTCGTTCATCAATGTCCGCCGGGTGGCGACCGGGTCGAACGGCAGGGAGATGGCCGATTGTCGACCCGACCCTCCGGGCGACGCGGCAAATGCGGGTGAGGGAAGATGGAGTAAGAGTTCCCACCCGGCGACAATGCGGGCCGTTGGTCGCGCTTAA
- the rplS gene encoding 50S ribosomal protein L19, whose product MNRLDFVDQASLRDDIPAFNPGDTINVHVKVIEGAKERIQVFKGVVIRRQGGGIRETFTVRKESYGVGVERTFPVHSPNIDHIEVVTRGDVRRAKLYYLRELRGKKAKIKEKR is encoded by the coding sequence ATGAATCGGCTGGACTTCGTCGACCAGGCGTCGCTGCGCGACGACATCCCGGCCTTCAACCCGGGTGACACCATCAATGTGCACGTCAAGGTGATCGAGGGCGCCAAGGAACGTATCCAGGTGTTCAAAGGCGTGGTGATCCGTCGGCAGGGTGGGGGCATCCGCGAGACGTTCACGGTGCGCAAGGAGAGCTACGGCGTCGGCGTCGAGCGGACCTTTCCGGTGCATTCGCCGAACATCGACCACATCGAGGTGGTGACCCGCGGCGACGTCCGCCGTGCCAAGCTGTACTACCTGCGTGAACTACGCGGAAAGAAAGCCAAGATCAAGGAGAAGCGCTGA
- a CDS encoding D-alanyl-D-alanine carboxypeptidase family protein: MRKLMAAAAALLAAGACAVTVSTGTAGADTSVQPAGSVPIPDGPAQTWIVADLDSGQVLAGRDQHVAHPPASTIKVLLALVALDELSLDSTVVADVADTQVECNCAGVKPGRTYTTRQLLDGLLLVSGNDAANTLAHMLGGQDATVAKMNAKAAALGAPNTHAATPSGLDGPGGSGLSTAHDLAVIFRAAMANPVFAQITAEPSAMFPGGPGDGGEQPIVNQDELLQRYPGAIGGKTGYTNAARKTFVGAAARGGRRLVIAMMYGLIKEGGPTYWDQAASLFDWGFALNPQASIGSL, encoded by the coding sequence ATGCGAAAGCTCATGGCCGCGGCGGCTGCGCTCCTGGCGGCCGGTGCCTGCGCAGTCACCGTCAGCACGGGCACCGCGGGGGCCGACACCAGCGTGCAACCGGCCGGCTCGGTGCCGATCCCCGACGGACCGGCGCAAACCTGGATAGTGGCCGATCTGGACAGTGGTCAGGTGCTGGCCGGCCGGGATCAGCATGTGGCCCACCCGCCCGCGAGCACCATCAAGGTGCTCCTGGCATTGGTGGCGCTGGACGAACTCAGCCTGGACTCCACCGTCGTCGCCGATGTCGCCGACACCCAGGTCGAATGCAACTGTGCAGGTGTCAAACCGGGCCGCACCTACACCACGCGCCAACTACTCGACGGCCTGCTGCTGGTTTCGGGCAACGACGCCGCCAACACGCTGGCGCACATGCTCGGCGGCCAAGATGCCACCGTGGCCAAGATGAACGCCAAAGCCGCAGCCTTGGGTGCGCCAAACACCCACGCGGCGACGCCGTCAGGCCTGGACGGCCCCGGCGGTTCGGGATTGTCGACGGCACACGATTTGGCGGTCATCTTCCGCGCGGCCATGGCCAATCCGGTGTTCGCGCAGATCACCGCCGAACCGTCGGCGATGTTCCCCGGCGGCCCAGGCGATGGGGGCGAGCAGCCGATCGTCAACCAGGACGAGCTGCTGCAGCGGTATCCGGGAGCCATCGGCGGCAAGACCGGCTATACCAACGCCGCCCGCAAGACGTTCGTCGGCGCCGCGGCACGCGGGGGCCGCCGGCTGGTGATCGCCATGATGTACGGGCTGATCAAGGAGGGCGGACCGACGTATTGGGATCAGGCCGCGAGCCTGTTCGACTGGGGCTTTGCCCTCAACCCGCAAGCCAGCATCGGCTCGCTGTAA
- the lepB gene encoding signal peptidase I has product MTETTDSPSERQPDAGQSEPKLAARDTDIRDEAPDVDAEGDAKAAETDDSKPAKRSTLRELAILAVIAVALYYVMLTFVARPYLIPSESMEPTLHGCSTCVGDRIMVDKLSYRFGSPQPGDVIVFKGPPSWNVGYKSIRSHNTALRWVQNALSFIGFVPPDENDLVKRVIAVGGQTVQCRSDTGLTVNGKPLKEPYLDPTTMMADPSVYPCLGSEFGPVTVPPGRLWVMGDNRTHSADSRAHCALLCTGDAMSGTVPVANVIGKARFIVWPPSRWGVVRSVNPQQGS; this is encoded by the coding sequence GTGACCGAAACCACCGACTCCCCATCTGAGCGTCAGCCGGACGCCGGTCAGTCGGAGCCGAAGCTCGCTGCCCGGGACACCGACATCCGCGACGAGGCCCCGGACGTGGATGCCGAAGGGGACGCCAAGGCGGCCGAAACGGACGACTCGAAGCCCGCGAAGCGATCAACGCTGCGGGAACTTGCGATTCTGGCCGTGATCGCCGTGGCGCTCTACTACGTGATGTTGACGTTCGTCGCGCGTCCCTACCTGATTCCGTCAGAATCGATGGAACCCACGCTGCATGGGTGTTCGACGTGCGTCGGCGATCGCATCATGGTGGACAAGCTCAGCTACCGCTTCGGCTCACCGCAACCAGGCGACGTCATCGTGTTCAAGGGTCCACCGTCGTGGAACGTCGGTTACAAGTCGATCCGCTCGCACAACACCGCCCTGCGCTGGGTGCAGAACGCGCTGTCGTTCATCGGTTTCGTACCCCCCGACGAGAACGACCTGGTCAAGCGTGTCATCGCGGTCGGCGGACAGACGGTTCAATGCCGGTCCGACACCGGCCTCACGGTCAACGGCAAGCCGCTGAAGGAACCGTATCTGGATCCGACCACCATGATGGCCGACCCGTCGGTATATCCGTGCCTGGGCAGCGAGTTCGGGCCGGTCACCGTCCCGCCCGGGCGACTTTGGGTGATGGGCGACAACCGGACCCACTCGGCGGATTCACGCGCCCACTGCGCCTTGCTATGCACCGGTGATGCGATGTCGGGAACCGTGCCGGTGGCCAACGTCATCGGCAAGGCCAGGTTTATCGTGTGGCCGCCGTCGCGTTGGGGTGTTGTGCGTTCGGTGAATCCCCAGCAGGGTTCGTAG
- a CDS encoding GAF and ANTAR domain-containing protein: MNEANAGSGDPSTQPAKVDPATVFAALAEIIYQGSDPSDVYAAICIAATLVVSGCDHASLLVRKDGRYVTVGASDRIALHIDDLERASGDGPCIDAIEDETPQIDPDLTTPSLWPKFAARLVAETPVRGAMGFRLLVDRQLTGALNLFSDTPNTFDAESAGQAIVLASFASVAINAIAQGEDASTLRRGLLSNREIGKAVGMLMLLSGVSEEEAFDVLRRYSQDLNIKLAEVARTVIANRGKLLFDDEDQLPSNA; encoded by the coding sequence GTGAACGAGGCTAACGCCGGTTCCGGCGACCCATCAACCCAGCCGGCGAAGGTGGATCCCGCGACGGTTTTCGCCGCGCTCGCCGAGATCATCTACCAGGGCTCAGACCCCTCGGACGTCTATGCCGCCATCTGTATCGCGGCAACCCTGGTCGTTTCAGGCTGCGATCACGCCAGCCTGCTGGTGCGCAAAGACGGTCGATATGTCACCGTCGGCGCCAGCGACCGCATAGCACTACACATCGACGACCTGGAACGGGCCAGCGGCGACGGGCCCTGCATCGACGCCATCGAGGACGAAACCCCGCAGATCGACCCGGACCTGACCACTCCGTCGCTGTGGCCCAAATTTGCTGCCCGCCTGGTTGCCGAAACGCCGGTCCGCGGCGCAATGGGGTTTCGGTTGCTGGTCGATCGCCAGCTCACCGGTGCGCTCAACCTGTTCAGCGACACCCCCAACACCTTCGACGCCGAGTCGGCGGGTCAGGCAATCGTGCTGGCGTCGTTCGCGAGCGTGGCGATCAACGCCATCGCCCAGGGCGAAGACGCGAGCACCTTGCGGCGCGGGCTGCTCAGCAACCGCGAAATCGGCAAGGCCGTTGGGATGTTGATGCTCCTCAGCGGCGTGTCTGAGGAAGAGGCGTTCGACGTGCTGCGGCGCTATTCCCAGGACCTGAACATCAAGCTCGCCGAGGTGGCGCGGACGGTCATCGCGAATCGGGGAAAACTTCTCTTCGACGACGAGGATCAGCTTCCATCGAACGCGTAG